In Candidatus Defluviilinea proxima, a single genomic region encodes these proteins:
- a CDS encoding SUF system NifU family Fe-S cluster assembly protein, producing the protein MDDLYREVIIEHYKNPGYRGHLDPHDILFEDNNPLCGDHIEITLKTDGQGNVADARFDGHGCAISQASADLLIESIIGKPLEDVKQLNKDSVLEMLGIDLGPVRLKCALLSLKVLKAGVYGLGETSDDLVE; encoded by the coding sequence ATGGATGACCTGTATCGTGAAGTAATTATTGAGCATTATAAAAACCCTGGCTATCGCGGGCACCTCGACCCGCACGATATTCTGTTTGAAGATAATAATCCCCTCTGTGGCGATCATATTGAGATCACTTTGAAGACCGACGGACAGGGTAATGTAGCTGATGCGCGCTTTGATGGCCACGGTTGTGCCATCTCGCAAGCTTCCGCTGATTTGTTGATCGAGTCGATTATTGGTAAGCCGCTTGAAGACGTGAAGCAACTCAACAAGGATTCTGTCCTTGAAATGCTCGGCATTGACCTTGGTCCCGTCCGCTTGAAATGTGCATTGCTTTCACTCAAAGTGTTGAAAGCAGGTGTGTATGGGTTGGGCGAGACCAGCGACGATCTGGTGGAATAA
- a CDS encoding non-heme iron oxygenase ferredoxin subunit has protein sequence MFDYTKADESKVEFVEIAPASELPNGERLFLEVGGKAIVIFNIAGQLFAIGDICTHDDGPLGDGDLEGFNIVCPRHGGEFDVQTGKAVQMPAVVDIPAYPVKVVDGMIQVGLPKE, from the coding sequence ATGTTTGATTATACAAAAGCAGACGAATCAAAAGTTGAATTTGTAGAGATCGCTCCCGCGAGTGAATTGCCGAATGGCGAAAGACTTTTCCTGGAAGTGGGAGGAAAAGCGATCGTCATTTTTAATATTGCTGGTCAACTGTTTGCCATCGGCGATATCTGCACCCATGATGATGGTCCGTTGGGGGATGGGGACTTGGAAGGCTTCAATATCGTCTGCCCGCGTCATGGCGGTGAATTTGATGTACAAACAGGCAAAGCTGTGCAAATGCCCGCTGTAGTGGATATCCCTGCGTATCCAGTGAAAGTAGTGGATGGGATGATCCAGGTAGGTTTGCCGAAGGAATAA
- a CDS encoding DUF998 domain-containing protein — MAGIKLKPAVWYGATLFCVVILVAGYLTPNYSHIKQAISELGAPNAPYDWAVRGLGFVPLGMSFILYAFQSRKLFSNNLPFYLFLLTGLAIIMAGVFPTDPKGRRDTAAGILHAVAGIILLVLLSITPLVMSFNRVYQNPPKKWLLMFSFVMGVLVAVFFVMLPNGISPQLVSFHQKVLGDYFEVWYPMHGLHQRFLLFLYFIWLFIFSYFENIYPLMPQVEKQ, encoded by the coding sequence ATGGCGGGTATTAAATTGAAACCGGCGGTCTGGTATGGGGCAACCCTTTTTTGCGTTGTTATTCTGGTTGCAGGATATCTAACCCCGAATTATTCTCATATCAAACAGGCAATTAGTGAATTGGGCGCTCCGAATGCTCCGTATGATTGGGCTGTCCGTGGGTTGGGATTTGTGCCTCTTGGCATGAGTTTTATCTTATATGCGTTTCAATCACGGAAATTATTCTCTAACAATCTGCCCTTTTATCTTTTTCTTTTGACAGGACTTGCCATTATCATGGCCGGGGTTTTCCCAACTGACCCAAAAGGCAGGCGAGATACGGCAGCAGGCATTCTCCACGCTGTTGCAGGGATTATCCTGCTTGTGCTTCTCAGTATTACACCGCTTGTTATGTCATTTAATCGTGTTTATCAAAATCCCCCGAAAAAATGGCTGTTGATGTTTTCCTTTGTGATGGGAGTTCTTGTCGCTGTATTTTTTGTGATGCTACCTAATGGAATCTCCCCGCAATTGGTTTCATTTCATCAAAAGGTACTCGGTGATTACTTTGAAGTCTGGTATCCCATGCATGGTTTACACCAGAGGTTTTTGTTGTTTCTGTACTTTATCTGGCTATTTATCTTTTCTTATTTTGAGAATATATATCCTTTGATGCCGCAGGTTGAAAAGCAATAA